One window from the genome of Pseudoliparis swirei isolate HS2019 ecotype Mariana Trench chromosome 24, NWPU_hadal_v1, whole genome shotgun sequence encodes:
- the casp3a gene encoding caspase-3a, with translation MSVNGPGGDSTDAKSNYGKQSESSLSASMDVDAKPNAHSFRYSLNFPVIGQCIIINNKNFDSNTGMNQRNGTDVDAANAVKVFGKLGYKVKVYNDQSVEEMKRVLVSVSQADHTCYASFVCVLLSHGDDGVFFGTDGSVELKYLTSLFRGDCCKSLAGKPKLFFIQACRGTDLDPGIETDSVDDDSTRIPVEADFLYAYSTAPGYYSWRNTMTGSWFMQSLCDMIGRYGKELELQHIMVRVNHKVALEFESASNSPGFNARKQIPCIVSMLTKEMYFFH, from the exons ATGTCTGTAAACGGACCCGGAGGAGACTCCACAGACGCAAAGAGTAACTATGGAAAACA GTCAGAGTCCTCTTTATCTGCTTCCATGGACGTGGATGCAAAGCCCAATGCCCACAGCTTCAGATACAGCCTGAATTTCCCCGTCATCGGCCAGTgcatcatcatcaacaacaaGAACTTTGACAGcaacacag gcatGAATCAGCGAAACGGTACAGATGTGGATGCAGCCAATGCCGTGAAAGTATTTGGAAAGTTGGGTTATAAGGTGAAGGTTTACAACGACCAGTCAGTGGAGGAGATGAAACGGGTTTTAGTTTCTG tttCACAGGCCGATCACACCTGCTACGCCTCGTTTGTCTGTGTTCTGTTGAGTCACGGCGACGACGGCGTGTTCTTTGGTACCGATGGCTCGGTAGAGCTCAAGTATCTGACGTCACTTTTTCGCGGTGATTGCTGCAAATCCTTGGCGGGAAAGCCCAAACTCTTCTTCATCCAG GCCTGCAGAGGCACCGATCTGGACCCAGGCATTGAAACAGACAGTGTAGATGATGACAGTACCAGGATCCCTGTGGAAGCAGACTTCCTCTATGCCTACTCCACAGCCCCAG GCTACTACTCCTGGAGGAACACTATGACTGGGTCCTGGTTCATGCAGTCGCTCTGTGACATGATTGGCAGATATGGCAAAGAATTGGAGCTCCAGCACATCATGGTTCGAGTGAACCACAAGGTGGCGCTAGAGTTCGAGTCCGCCTCCAACTCGCCAGGCTTTAATGCCAGGAAACAAATCCCATGCATTGTGTCGATGCTGACCAAAGAGATGTATTTCTTCCATTGA